In Scyliorhinus canicula chromosome 27, sScyCan1.1, whole genome shotgun sequence, the following proteins share a genomic window:
- the LOC119957681 gene encoding anther-specific proline-rich protein APG-like: MNGEAVVPTPPPRPQTTLPPRPQTTPPPRPQTTLPPRPQTTLPPRPQTTPPPRPQTTPTPRPQTTLPPRPQTTLPPRPQTTLPPRPQTTLPPRPQTTRSHIASSTTVPNATSSSGVNGKQFKLVIKLMGDFDVESIQKIILELKLSIKDRFPDLDIHLSVGDD, translated from the exons GTGAAGCTGTCGTTCCAACTCCACCACCCAGGCCACAGACTACTCTGCCACCCAGGCCACAGACTACTCCACCACCCAGGCCACAGACTACTCTGCCACCCAGGCCACAGACTACTCTGCCACCCAGGCCACAGACTACTCCGCCACCCAGGCCACAGACTACTCCAACACCCAGGCCCCAGACTACTCTGCCACCCAGGCCACAGACTACTCTGCCACCCAGGCCACAGACTACTCTGCCACCCAGGCCAcagaccactctgccacccaggCCACAGACCACTCGGTCACACATTGCATCTTCAACGACTGTCCCAAATGCTACATCATCATCAG GAGTTAACGGCAAACAGTTCAAACTGGTGATCAAATTAATGGGAGACTTTGATGTTGAATCGATTCAGAAAATTATTCTGGAG CTGAAGCTGTCGATCAAGGATCGATTCCCGGACCTGGACATTCATTTGAGTGTCGGAGACGATTAG